Proteins from a genomic interval of Salmo salar chromosome ssa14, Ssal_v3.1, whole genome shotgun sequence:
- the LOC106569873 gene encoding uncharacterized protein, protein MPFKFSETKMPGPLLLLLCWSYVLKATQASVINQTPGVVMVKAGDPVTLNCHVSEILTYCFSVSWIKVDPRTGTHMSTHLKVDNISKEQEQDNLCSVTITSAKVSDSGMYYCLAVHSRMVYSGNGSKVIILTEREREGNSTKAPTIQIVSSPEVDSFFIPLLCLVLEVVPSQVRVFWLIDGREESGLTDSTWTDNSDSATEFTRNQILVQAEEWDRRAEFTCVVEFEGQNITKTLLQHNDSNAMCTMLMYGASAAALLTIIVAVTIAVCLHRGHPVVIDADTRQRGMGTENRQDQSGRRGEARRAVRSSVSEVQYATLDHTNFGRRTNTVLQSDFDKEIT, encoded by the exons ATGCCCTTCAAATTTAGTGAAACTAAAATGCCAGGCCCCCTGCTACTTCTGCTGTGCTGGAGCTATGTCTTGAAAG CTACACAAGCATCAGTTATAAACCAGACACCTGGAGTGGTGATGGTGAAAGCTGGTGATCCAGTGACCTTGAATTGCCATGTGAGTGAGATTCTCACCTACTGCTTCTCTGTGAGTTGGATAAAAGTGGACCCCAGGACCGGAACACACATGAGTACACATTTAAAGGTTGATAACATTTcaaaggaacaggaacaggacaaCCTATGTTCTGTTACAATCACCAGTGCAAAAGTGAGCGACTCTGGCATGTACTACTGTTTGGCTGTTCACTCCAGAATGGTGTACTCTGGCAATGGTTCTAAGGTTATTATTTTGACAG agagagaaagggaagggaaCAGCACTAAAGCTCCAACCATCCAAATCGTCTCTTCGCCAGAGGTTGACAGCTTCTTCATCCCTCTGCTGTGTTTGGTGTTGGAAGTGGTCCCGTCTCAGGTCCGTGTGTTCTGGCTCATAGAcgggagagaagagagtggacTCACTGACTCCACCTGGACAGACAACAGTGATTCAGCCACAGAGTTCACTAGGAACCAGATTCTTGTCCAggcagaggagtgggacagacGAGCAGAGTTTACATGTGTGGTGGAGTTTGAGGGGCAAAATATCACCAAAACACTGCTGCAGCACAATG ATTCCAATGCCATGTGCACAATGCTGATGTATGGGGCCTCTGCAGCTGCTCTCCTCACCATAATAGTTGCTGTCACTATCGCTGTGTGTCTGCACCGTG GGCATCCTGTGGTTATTGATGCAGATACAAG ACAAAGAGGCATGGGCACTGAGAACAGACAGGATCAGTCTG GGAGACGTGGAGAAGCAAGAAGGGCAGTCAGATCATCTGTCTCG GAGGTCCAGTATGCGACTTTGGACCATACCAATTTTGGGAGACGCACAAATACAGTTCTCCAATCAGATTTTGACAAAGAAATTACATAA